A genomic segment from Salvia splendens isolate huo1 chromosome 13, SspV2, whole genome shotgun sequence encodes:
- the LOC121760158 gene encoding double-stranded RNA-binding protein 3-like, giving the protein MFKNQLQELAQRSCFNLPSYACVREGPDHAPRFKASVNFNGEVFESPSYSTTLRQAEHAAAEAALNSLSARGPSKSLTARVLDETGVYKNLLQETAHRAGLKLPIYTTVRSGPGHVPVFTSTVELAGISFSGEPAKTKKQAEKNAAIAAWFQLKQMPDLGLLSEQENAGGGKWSCSSNSARVIRRRDYHHHHQPRMQRPIQRDNKLDNTPCSFAFAQKRPWKFPDPILDPTNKHKSFLSLLPPPPLSASKILPPNLPNSKTPTPKVTIKETLPMLEEFLRDDQEWVKKISEAIRTDAGSSNSIYGGKIGGVYSQFGGEDGRIRSIPPPLMKIPSTCHNPQIGSIPKFAPVVQIRSVIPVFAAPPVRVNSDQSPPINEAALSPAPPSSSEEFVVASSLSKLKI; this is encoded by the exons atgttcAAAAACCAGCTGCAAGAATTAGCTCAAAGAAGCTGCTTCAATCTCCCTTCATACGCCTGCGTAAGAGAAGGCCCCGATCACGCCCCCAGATTCAAAGCCTCCGTCAATTTCAACGGCGAAGTTTTCGAGAGCCCCTCTTACTCCACCACCCTCCGCCAGGCCGAGCACGCCGCCGCCGAGGCCGCCCTCAACTCCCTCTCCGCTAGAGGCCCCTCCAAATCTCTCACCGCCAGAGTTCTC GATGAGACGGGAGTGTACAAAAATCTACTTCAAGAAACTGCACACAGAGCCGGATTGAAGCTGCCGATTTACACCACCGTCAGATCAGGCCCCGGCCACGTCCCTGTCTTCACCAGCACCGTCGAGCTCGCCGGAATTAGCTTCTCCGGTGAGCCTGCCAAGACTAAGAAACAAGCCGAGAAGAATGCTGCTATTGCTGCTTGGTTCCAATTGAAACaaa TGCCAGATTTGGGGCTTTTGTCGGAGCAAGAGAATGCGGGAGGCGGGAAATGGAGTTGCAGTTCGAATTCCGCTAGAGTGATAAGACGAAGAGATTATCACCATCATCATCAGCCGAGAATGCAGAGGCCTATTCAAAGAGACAATAAACTTGACAATACTCCTTGTAGCTTTGCCTTTGCCCAGAAACGGCCGTGGAAGTTTCCGGATCCGATTTTAGACCCGACTAACAAGCACAAaagctttctctctcttctccctccgccgccgctgtCGGCATCCAAAATCCTGCCCCCAAACTTGCCCAATTCCAAAACCCCCACTCCCAAAGTTACAATTAAAGAAACGCTGCCGATGTTGGAGGAGTTTTTGAGAGACGATCAGGAATGGGTTAAGAAGATAAGCGAGGCCATAAGAACAGATGCCGGCAGCTCAAATTCGATTTATGGAGGGAAAATTGGAGGAGTCTACAGTCAATTTGGGGGAGAAGATGGCAGAATTAGGTCAATTCCGCCTCCGTTGATGAAAATTCCCTCAACTTGTCACAATCCCCAAATTGGATCAATCCCCAAATTCGCGCCGGTGGTGCAAATTAGGTCTGTGATTCCGGTGTTCGCGGCTCCACCGGTGAGGGTGAACTCCGACCAATCGCCGCCGATTAACGAAGCAGCTCTATCGCCGGCGCCGCCGTCGTCATCGGAGGAGTTCGTTGTGGCTTCCTCTTTGAGCAAGCTGAAAATATGA